The genomic DNA GTGGCGCAGCTTGCGGCTCTCGGTCTCGCGCTTGAACTCGCGCAGGCGCGCCCGTGAGAAGTCCCCGGCGGCCAGCAGGCTGCGCAGCTCGCGCAGCTCTTGCTGCACGGCCTCGCGCAGGCGTGCCCCGAAGAGGGCCGGCCAGGTGGCCGAGCGCGAGACGAAGTCGTCCATGATCGCCTTGTGGCGTTCGAGCGGCACCCCGATCATCTCGGCCAGCAGCTCGCGCACCTCGCGCGAGACCTTCTCGTCCGCCACCACGTCCAGCTCGCTGGTGGCCAGCTCCGTGTTGAACGCCAGCTTGCGCTCGAGGTCCTGCAGCGCGGTCAGCAGCGGCTGCACGTGCCGCGCGATCTCATGGGTGGTCGCCCGCAGCTCCGGGCCGATGTGCGCGTCGATGCGCGCCTGCACGATGTCGCGGAACGCCACCTCCACGGGCTCGAGCGCCGCGGGCAGCTTCCACTCCCCGGTGCCGACGTGCCCCTCGAGCACGTCGTAGCGGCTGGTCAGTGCGCTGGCCGACACGGTCAGGGCGTCCAGCAGCGGCGCCACCTTGGACTCGTCGCGCAGCTCGTCGTGCAGCTGCAGCACCACGCGGCTCGCCTCCGAGCCCGCGCGCTCCGCCTCCTCGGTGAGGAGCCTCACCTTGGCGGCCAGCGCCTCTCCGCCCTGCTCCACGGCGAGCGCCTCGTGGAACCCGCGCAGCGCCTCGCCGAGGGCCTGCTGCACGCGCTCCACCTTCTGGTAGACGCGGCGCTGCAGCTCCCCCTCGAGCCGCTGGCTGTGGTCCACCATCACGTCCTTGACGCGCGCCTCGAGCCCCACGAGCTCCAGCTCCATGGCCAGCATTCCGTAGGTGGCGGCGCTGGCGCGACGGTGCGCCACGATGTCGGCGCTCAGCAGCTCGATGGCGCGCAGGCGGCGGGCGAACACGCGGCTGCTGCGGCGCTTGCGGGACGGCAGGTGATAGGTGCCGTAGACGGCGGTGTCGCGCTTCAGCGACTTGAGCCCGGCGGCCAACGCGGTGGCAGTGCGCAGCGTCCCGTCCTGAGCGATGCGCCGCACCTCCTCGAGGCCGATGGCCAGCTCCTCCTCCACGTCGGCACGCAGCGCCTTCAGGCGCGCCTCGACGTCCACCACCGCGCGGGGGCGCTCGCTGTCCGCCTCCGCCCCCGGGGGGGTCTCCACGGCGGGGCGTGCGGCGTCGTGGTCCAGCTGTGCGGCCAGCGCGTCGTAGCCGCGCACGATGGCATCGAAGATGCTGCGCGTGCGGTTGGCGAGGTGACGATCACCCTGCACGAACAGCGCGATCAGCGCCTGCAGCTTGTCGGGGGCGGTCCCGCTCAGGTGGAAGCGGCCCAGCTCACGCAGCGCGAGTTCGCGCGTGGGCTCGGGCTGCCCCAGCAACCGCAGCCCTCGGCGTTTGGTGTTCAGGGCGGCTCGCTGCACCGACTGCAGCAGCGTCTCGTCGTTGCGCCCCGAGAACGACTGCGGGTCGTAGGGCACCGTGATCACCTGCGGGAGGTTGGCCACGATGGTGTCGAGCGCCTCGACGATGTCCTCGGGCTTCCATGTCACCTGCGTGATGCGCGAGCCGCGACCCAGCACGATCCCGCGCCACCGCTCGGCCAGCTCGGCCTGCTCGCTGCGCAGGGCGGGCGCGGCGTCACTCGCGCGCTGGTCCTTCACGCTGCGCGCGCGCACCACCAGGCGCCGGTGATGGCGCAGGAACTCACGGCGCAGCGCACGCAGGTAGGCCTCGGCGTCGGCGCGCCACTCGCGCAGAGGCCCGGACGACACGTCACGCACGATGGCGTGCAGGTCCAGCTCGAGGTCCTTCACGCGCTGGTCGAGCGCGGCCGAGCCCGACGTGAGCGACTTGCCCCACGGGTTCTTGCGCTCCTGCTCGGGCCACGTGGCGAGAGCGTCGTCGGCGCGGCCGTCCTCTGCTGCAGAGGCGGCGTGGGGGCGCGAGCTGGTGGTGGTGGGAGGCGGCGGAACGCTCAGGTGAGGCAGGTCGGCGTCGCCGGTCGCCACCGTGGCCTTGCCCTCGCCCGCCAGGCTGATGGCCAGCTTGAAGAGCACCGGTCCGAACAGCTCGTTGAGGGCGATGCCGCCCATCACCATGGTGCCGAGCGCGATCCCCTTTTCGCCGTGGATGCCCATGAGCTGGTTCGCCAGCGCGAGCGCAACGCCGGCCTGCGCGATGAACCCCAGCCAACCGTACTTCACGGTGTTGGGCGGGGCCCCTCCCAGCCGCGCGCCCGTCTTCACGCCGATGTAGATGGAGAAGAAGCGCAGGGTGCACAGGCCCATGGCGAAGGGCAGGGCCTGCTGTAGCTGCTCGATGTGCAGGCGCGCACCCGCGATGGTGAAGAACACCACGAAGGTCGGGAGGGACAGCTGCTCCACCTTCTCGATCAGGTGCTCACCAGCCTTGCTGAAGTTCCCCACGATGAACCCCAGCGTCAGGAACATCAGCAGCTTGTCAGCGTGTACCTGGTCGGCCACGAGCGTGGCCGTGTAGACCACACCCACCAGGAAGATCATCAGCTCCTTCCCCACGAAGCGCAGGTACAGCACCACGCCGAGGCCGAGCACCAGGCCGAGGCCCACGCCGCCGCCCACGTGCTGCGCGAGGTAGGTCCCAATCGAGACGACCTGCTCGCCTGCGATCTTGGCGGCGAGGAACTTGCCGACCACGAACGTGACGATGACCAGCACGTCTTCGAACACGATGGTGTTGAGCACCGTGCGGCTCATGGGGCCCTTGGCCCCCGTCTCGCTGATGATGGCGAGGGCCGCTGCGGGGGAGGCTGCGAACGCGATGGCCGCCACCACGATGCCGAGCCCCAGCGCCTCCATGGGCGAGGCGAGCCCCAGACCGGGGAGCGCAATGGCCGGGATGAAGCCGCTGATCAACACCACGAAGGCCGTCACCGACAGCATCACCAACGTGTACTGGCCCGCGATGATGGACAGCATCACGCGCATGCCCTGACGCACCGCCGCGAGCTTGAGTTCACCACCCGCGCTGATGGCGATGAGGGCGATGGCCAGCGTGTCGAACAGGCTCAGCTGCTGGATCACGCTCTCGTTCAGCACGCCGCGGTCGAACGGTGCCCAGGGAGCTTCGACGCCAATCCACGACGCGATATGGGGCGCGAGCGAGTGCGCGATGGAGGGCCCGAAGAAGAGCCCGGCCAGCAGGTAGCCTGTGATGTGCGGCAGGCGCACCACCTCGGCGAGCTGCCCGATGGTGTAGCTGCCCAGCACCACGAACCCGAGCGCGAGCATGCCGGTGGGGTCGAGGTCTCCCACCATGGCCGTGCCGGCCCACTGGTGCAGGAAGATCAGCACCACGACCAGCGCGACCACGATCACGAGCTGCAGCAGGGAGCGGCCCTCGTGGTGTCCATTGGACGGCTGCGTGGAGGGAGGCTGGCTCATGTCAGCGCTTCCAGAACCCGGGCACGAACAGTGCGAAAATGGTGAAGAACTCGAGGCGCCCGAGCAGCATGCCCAGCGAGAAGACCACCTTGGTCACAGGCTGGTAGTGGGCGAAGTTGTCGGCGTGACGCACCGCCGTGACGTCCCCCATGGCCGGCCAGACCAACTCGTGGAAGGGAGCCGGCCCCATGTTGCTGAGGCAGGTGAGCATGCCTCCGAACGCCGTGGGGACCGGGCAACCCTCGATCCAGCACACCGCGAAGGCGCCGCCCGCCAGGCAGCCCATGTAGATCAGGAAGAAGGCGGCCACGTCCGCCAGCACCTCGTTCTCCACCACGGCCCGGCCCATGCGCACGTTCAACATGGTGCTGGGGCGGAAGCTCTTCTTCACCTGCGCCACGGACTGCTTCACCAGCAGCACCACGCGCTCTACCTTCAAGCCACCGGCCGTGGAGCCACTGCAGCCGCCGATGAACATGATGAAGATCATCAGGCCGAAGGCCGGCGAGGGGTAGACGGTGTAGTCGTCGGTGGTGAAGCCCGTGGAGGAGACCGTGGTGCCCACCAGGAACAGAGAGCGGCGGAAGGCCAGCTCGAGCTGCCCGTGCACCCCGCTGCTGTAGAGCATGGCCGTGATGGCCAGCGTCGCGCCCACGACCAGCGCCAGGAACACCTTCAACTCGACGTTCTGGAGGACCCGCCGCAGGGAGCGGTCGCGAAACAGCGCGTAGTAGAGGGCGTAGTTGACGCTGGCCACGACCATGAAGATGGCGATGACGTACTCGGCTGCTGGGTTCTGGAAGGCGCCGATCGAGGCGTCGCGCGTGGAGAGACCGCCCGTGCCCATCGTCGCGAACGAGTGACACAGCGCGTCGAAGGTGCTGATGCCCGTCAGGCGGAGCGCGATCACGAGGACGATGGTGAGCAACGCATAGAGCTTCCAGAGGACCACGGAGGTCTCGGCGATGCGCGGCCGTAGCCCCTCGGCCGTGGTGCCCGGCACCTCGCCCCGGAACATGTGCTTGCCACCCACGCCCACGTTCGGGAACACCGCGACGAAGAGGACCACGATGCCCATCCCGCCGAGTCCCTGGATCATGGAGCGCCACAGCAGGAGCGGCCGCGAGAGGCGCGCCTCGATGTCGGTGATGACCGACGCGCCCGTGGTCGTCAGGCCGCTGACGGTCTCGAAGAACGAGTCGGTCGCGCTCATGTCGGCGCCGTAGAGGAAGGGCAGGCCTCCCACTAGGCTCGCCGCCAGCCAGATCAAGCACACCGCCAGGATGGCCTCTCGGCGCGAGAACTGCGCCCGCTTGCGCGTCTCGCCCGTCTCGCCCACCCACGCCATCAGCGCGCCCAGCACCAGCGCGCTGCCACCCGCCAGGCCCAGCGCGAGGTAGCCCTCTCGGGCGTCCGGCTTGCTGGGGTCGGGCGCGACGAGCTCGAAGAGGAACGCCGTCACCAAGCACAGCCAGATGCACACGCCGAGCCCGATGACCACCGCGCCTGCCGGCCGGAAGACCGCGCGGTAGTCACGCTCGTTGTGCCGTGCCACTAGCCCGTAGACCAGCGCGGCGGTGCCGAGCAGCAGCAGCGTGCTCTCGTGGTGCGCGAAGGGGAGCTCGGGGCGCAGCCCGGTGAGCACGGCATAGCCCAGGAGGAACGCCCCCACGAACAGCCCGAGGGCTCCGCTCTGGCGCACGCGCCGAAGGTCCATGGGGCGCTCGCGCTTCAACTGTGCCTCGGTCGGAAGAGCCGCTCCACCGCCTTGCGGGCGTGGCTCTTGGTCATGACGATGACGCGGTCACCCGCGCTCAGCTTGGTGCTGCCGTGCGGGATGACCACCTGGTCGCCGTGGATGATGGCGCCCAGCAGCGCGCCGTGCGGCAGGAGGTCACGCATCTTGGTGAGCTCGCGGCCCACGGCAGGGCTCTGCGAGCTGACGGTCAGCTCCACCACCTCGGCCTGGCCGTCCTCCAGCACCGTGAGGCTGTGCAGCATGCCGCCGCGCGAGAGGCGCAGGATGTGGTCGCTCGCCACCGTGCGTGGCGAGAGCACGATGTCGATGCCCAGCTGCTTGTAGATGGGCACGTAGTCCGCGCGCTGAACCGTGACCGCGGTTCGTGAGCAGCCCACGCGCTTGGCCAACAGCGACGCCATCAGGTTGACCTCGTCCATGGCCGTCACGGCGCAGAAGAGGTCATAGGAGTCCACCTCCTCTTCTTCCAATAGGCCCTGGTGCGTTCCGTCGCCGTGCACCACGTCGATGCCCTCGAGCTCCACGCTGATGGCCTCGGCCGTGTCGCGGTTCTTCTCGATGAGCATGACCTTCGCGCCGGAGCGCTTGAGCTCACGCGCCAGCGACTTGCCCACGACTCCGCCGCCCACGATGCACACACGCCGCGCCTCGCGCGTGCGGCTGAACTGTCGCTCTGCGGCCAGCACGCCATCCGGCGATCCGATCAAGTAGACCCGGTCACCGCGCTGGAAGACGTCGTCGCCACCGGGCACCTCCAGCACTCCGTCGCGAACGATGGCGGCCACCAGCGCGTTGGTGGGCAGGTCGATGCTCTTGAGCGCCTTGTTGAACAGGCGCGACTCGCCCTGTAGCTCGATCTGCACGAGCTCCACGCGGTCCTGCGAGAGGTCGATGACGTCGCTGGCGCCGTGCGAGCGCGCCACCCGCGCCAGCTCCTGGGCCACCAGCACGCGCGGGTTGATCACCACGTCCACGCCCAGCAGCCCGTAGCGAATGCCCTCGGTCCAGTTGGCCCACTCGTCACCCTGGGCGCGCGCCACCGCCTGCTTCGCGCCCAGCTGCTTGGCAGCGAGCGCGGCGATGAGGTTCACCTCGTCGTGGTTGCTGACGGCCACCACGATGTCGGCGCGCGACACTCCCGCGCGGTCCAGCACCTCTTGGCTCGCGCCGTAGCCCACGATACAGGCCACGTCGTAGTGCTCTTCGGCGTAGGCCACCGCCTCGGCCGAGGCGTCTACCGCGACCACGTCGTGACCCTCGTGGTCCAGCACGCTCAGCAGGTGTCGTCCGACTTCACCAAGGCCAATCACCACGATGTACATCAGTAGCCGTCCTCGCGAGGGTCGCTCGAGTCCACGCTCTCGCGCGGCAGCTGGGGTGGGCGCGGTAGCGCGATGGACACACCCACGGGCACCACGCCGTGCGGGGCCCCGTCTTGCTCACCGTCGGGGATCCCGTCGCCGTCTTTGTCCGCGTCGGCGCTGTCCGCCAGCTCGCGGTCGAGATCGCCGGCGTCCACCAGCAGCGCCCGCAAGATGCGCGGGGCGACCAGGTCGTTGAGGATCACCGACCCGAGGATCACGGAGTACGCGATGTCGATGGCGGTGGTCTCCGGGAAGATGCGCTCGTAGACCAGGCGGAACGACACGGCCATGGCCACCGTGACCGAGCCGTGCGCCAGGAGGCCGCGGTAGAGGTCGCGGCGCAGGTCGCTGCCGCGCGCGCCGATCCAGCTGCCCAGCCACTTGCCGGCCAGCCGCAGCCCCACGAAGACCACCAACCCGATCAGCGTGGGCAGCCAGGGGGAGGGCTTCCAGAGCGTGCCCGCCAGGATCATGAGGACCAGCGCCATGGGCTTCTCGGTGCTCTGCAGCGTGGCGCGGATGCGTCGGCCGCTCTTGCTGAGGTTCACCAGGAAGATGCCCAGCACCACGTTCACGGCCAGCGGGCTCAACCGCAGGAAGTACGCGGCCCCCGACGCGAACGTGATGATGCCCACCAGCGCCAGGAAGCGACCGTTCTCGGACTCGTCGGCGCCCATGAAGGGCGTGAACAGCGCGCCGAGGCCAGCCCCGAGCCCCAGCGTGATGAGCCACCACTCGGCGGCGTCGCTGGTGCCTTCGGAGCTGCCGTGGAAGACGGCGAACACCACGCTGAACGCGATGATCACGAGCACGTCACCGAAGCGCGCCGCGCGGCTCAGCAACGGGGCGAGGGTCCCCTGGATCTGGTAGCGCCGGCTCAGCAGCTCGAAGGGCGCGGCCGAGTCGGCTGCGGCACAGCACGCCAGCACCGACGCACACACGCCGGCCGTGCGGGAGTCCACC from Sandaracinaceae bacterium includes the following:
- a CDS encoding cation:proton antiporter codes for the protein MSQPPSTQPSNGHHEGRSLLQLVIVVALVVVLIFLHQWAGTAMVGDLDPTGMLALGFVVLGSYTIGQLAEVVRLPHITGYLLAGLFFGPSIAHSLAPHIASWIGVEAPWAPFDRGVLNESVIQQLSLFDTLAIALIAISAGGELKLAAVRQGMRVMLSIIAGQYTLVMLSVTAFVVLISGFIPAIALPGLGLASPMEALGLGIVVAAIAFAASPAAALAIISETGAKGPMSRTVLNTIVFEDVLVIVTFVVGKFLAAKIAGEQVVSIGTYLAQHVGGGVGLGLVLGLGVVLYLRFVGKELMIFLVGVVYTATLVADQVHADKLLMFLTLGFIVGNFSKAGEHLIEKVEQLSLPTFVVFFTIAGARLHIEQLQQALPFAMGLCTLRFFSIYIGVKTGARLGGAPPNTVKYGWLGFIAQAGVALALANQLMGIHGEKGIALGTMVMGGIALNELFGPVLFKLAISLAGEGKATVATGDADLPHLSVPPPPTTTSSRPHAASAAEDGRADDALATWPEQERKNPWGKSLTSGSAALDQRVKDLELDLHAIVRDVSSGPLREWRADAEAYLRALRREFLRHHRRLVVRARSVKDQRASDAAPALRSEQAELAERWRGIVLGRGSRITQVTWKPEDIVEALDTIVANLPQVITVPYDPQSFSGRNDETLLQSVQRAALNTKRRGLRLLGQPEPTRELALRELGRFHLSGTAPDKLQALIALFVQGDRHLANRTRSIFDAIVRGYDALAAQLDHDAARPAVETPPGAEADSERPRAVVDVEARLKALRADVEEELAIGLEEVRRIAQDGTLRTATALAAGLKSLKRDTAVYGTYHLPSRKRRSSRVFARRLRAIELLSADIVAHRRASAATYGMLAMELELVGLEARVKDVMVDHSQRLEGELQRRVYQKVERVQQALGEALRGFHEALAVEQGGEALAAKVRLLTEEAERAGSEASRVVLQLHDELRDESKVAPLLDALTVSASALTSRYDVLEGHVGTGEWKLPAALEPVEVAFRDIVQARIDAHIGPELRATTHEIARHVQPLLTALQDLERKLAFNTELATSELDVVADEKVSREVRELLAEMIGVPLERHKAIMDDFVSRSATWPALFGARLREAVQQELRELRSLLAAGDFSRARLREFKRETESRKLRHRAEQLPGALARLRRQVMGSLRLIAGEERYERWRDTLGVKGVVRPPAMDPKAFAAPAPRADLPVIYKRLFSADTMEAGDVLLGREREIHHAQEILARRVKGRMRSVVLVGIDGVGKAAVSNAIVRTGRFKHVRRVTLTAPSDANVFDEVVRGGSEGQLVVVDGVHWLLSMEPGGFEALRRFADIVIADGGRHAWLLHADEVFFRYASSVAPLADAFPDRIRLEPLSAEALRGAVMDRASHSGLGTAFESVDGDSRFEAWLARSASRLRGPMDHYFQELHAASGGLVRDALRLWLASIRGVQNDELVRVGRVPPSPYAALSRLPDEVLITLYQIMRQGWMHPRVQAHLFRIDQGTAHAELARLAHLGLLEEMDGQVYRVEVHLRGALARVLIEKGWVR
- a CDS encoding TrkH family potassium uptake protein, translated to MDLRRVRQSGALGLFVGAFLLGYAVLTGLRPELPFAHHESTLLLLGTAALVYGLVARHNERDYRAVFRPAGAVVIGLGVCIWLCLVTAFLFELVAPDPSKPDAREGYLALGLAGGSALVLGALMAWVGETGETRKRAQFSRREAILAVCLIWLAASLVGGLPFLYGADMSATDSFFETVSGLTTTGASVITDIEARLSRPLLLWRSMIQGLGGMGIVVLFVAVFPNVGVGGKHMFRGEVPGTTAEGLRPRIAETSVVLWKLYALLTIVLVIALRLTGISTFDALCHSFATMGTGGLSTRDASIGAFQNPAAEYVIAIFMVVASVNYALYYALFRDRSLRRVLQNVELKVFLALVVGATLAITAMLYSSGVHGQLELAFRRSLFLVGTTVSSTGFTTDDYTVYPSPAFGLMIFIMFIGGCSGSTAGGLKVERVVLLVKQSVAQVKKSFRPSTMLNVRMGRAVVENEVLADVAAFFLIYMGCLAGGAFAVCWIEGCPVPTAFGGMLTCLSNMGPAPFHELVWPAMGDVTAVRHADNFAHYQPVTKVVFSLGMLLGRLEFFTIFALFVPGFWKR
- the trkA gene encoding Trk system potassium transporter TrkA; this translates as MYIVVIGLGEVGRHLLSVLDHEGHDVVAVDASAEAVAYAEEHYDVACIVGYGASQEVLDRAGVSRADIVVAVSNHDEVNLIAALAAKQLGAKQAVARAQGDEWANWTEGIRYGLLGVDVVINPRVLVAQELARVARSHGASDVIDLSQDRVELVQIELQGESRLFNKALKSIDLPTNALVAAIVRDGVLEVPGGDDVFQRGDRVYLIGSPDGVLAAERQFSRTREARRVCIVGGGVVGKSLARELKRSGAKVMLIEKNRDTAEAISVELEGIDVVHGDGTHQGLLEEEEVDSYDLFCAVTAMDEVNLMASLLAKRVGCSRTAVTVQRADYVPIYKQLGIDIVLSPRTVASDHILRLSRGGMLHSLTVLEDGQAEVVELTVSSQSPAVGRELTKMRDLLPHGALLGAIIHGDQVVIPHGSTKLSAGDRVIVMTKSHARKAVERLFRPRHS